Below is a window of Ruegeria sp. THAF33 DNA.
TGTGTTCGGGTTGTCGGTCAAGTATCCGGCCAGCAAGGTCAGCGAGTCAAACGGCCCTTCGCCCAGGGCAACCTCGCCCGTCGGAAAATGCAGATCATCCAGGATCACGTGGCCCGTTGTCGCCAAGGCCTCCAACACCCCGACCGAGCCTTCCACAGCTTGCTCGACCACCACAGGGTCCGGGTCCGGCGCGTCCTGGGGTGTGACCCGGATCATCTGAACATAGCCATCCGGGGGATTGCGGCTGACCAGCAGGCTAAGGGCAACCGGCCCCTTGGTGGCCGACAAAAAACGGTAATCCTGAATGGCGACATACATGTCCGGGGTTGGCACGACCTCGGTGCCAAAGCGAAAGTCGAAACCACCGCAAACCCGCGCGTCGCATTCGAACAGGATCTTGTAGCCCTGCGCCTCGATCTGATCCCGCAACGGTGCCAGCAGCTGCAATGTCGTGCTCGACCCCGCCTGAAGCCGCCACGTATAGCGTTCCACGCGCCCTTCGAGTGTTTCTGCGGGAACCGAGCCATTTGCATAAGGCCCCGTCGGCAGATCATAGCTGTCCAGTGGCGATGTTCGGTCGCTGATCTGTCGGGCACTGGCCGGCAGGGTCAGGTCCTGCGCGGCAACAGGTCCTGTCATCAGCAGGGCAACAAGGGCGGCGGCGCGGATCATCGAAACTGTGCGTGATATTCTTCGTTGGGCACCATCGCCGTCGCGCTGGCGACCCGGTTTGACATGTTGAAAAACCCGGCGACATTGGCGATGTCCCAGATGTCGCGGTCGGAAAAGCCTGCATCGCGCAGGCGCTGGCGGTCGGGCTCTTCGATCTCGGCGCTGGCGGTAGTCATCTTTGCGGCAAAGTCCAGCATCGCCCGTTGACGCGGCTCCAGCGGGGCGACGCGATAGTTCATCACCAGCATTTCGCCCAGTTGCGGATTGCCCGAAAGCTGACGCACCGCCGCCCCATGGGCGACCAGACAGTAGAAGCATTTGTTGATCGACGAGACGACGACCGCGATCATCTCGCGTTCCAGTTTGGTCAGCCCGCTGTCAGCCAGCATCAGATCGTTATACATCGCGGTGAAGGCGTTCAGCTTGTCGATATCGAATGCGTTGGCTTTCAGCACATTCGGCACCATGCCCAGTTTTTCGACACAGATATCAAAGTATTTCTGCGTTTCCGGCGGCAGCGGATCGACCATGGGCAGGTTCAGCGCGGTAGGCATGTCTTTTTGTGTCACGGCGGCCTCTTCGGTTCAGACAAGATGACGGTAATGGTATTCGCCCGCGATCTCCATCCCGAGGGCACGATAAAGACCGTTGGCGCCCTCATTGGCCTTGGTGCAGATCACGCTGAGGTTCTGCGCACCGTGATCACGCGCCCAGAATGCCGCCGCGCGCATGGTCCAGTGGCCCAATCCCTGACGACGGTGTTCGGGCAACACTTCCAGCGCGTGGACCATCGCAGTGTCTGCATGCATCGCCACAAAAGCCACGCCGCTGGGTTTGTCGTTGTGACGCAGCAAAAATCCTGTCTTGGGGCCCTTGGCACGTTCCATCACCGCGATCCGCTCGGGTCCGATCCCGCCCGAGGCCCAGATTTCGCGCATGATCTCAAGCGGTTCCCAGATTGAAAACACCATGACCGGTGGGATCGGCTGATCGATCAGCCGAGAGACGGGGCAGACATATATGTTGACCGGGTCAAGAATGTCGTATCCCCGCTGGGCCAGCATTGCATCCAGGGCTTCATCCCCGGGCCGCAGGCAGAAGATGCGTTTTTGCCCCATGGCCAGCATCGCGGCCTCGGCGGCGTCGATATCGTCTTCATCGGCCGGGCCCAATGCACTGGCCGCAGACACGCGCGACCCTCCGCCCTGCCCCTCACGCAGCAGAAACGGGCCAAGCCGCTGATAGCGTGCGGCGGGCCAGGTTCCGTCGACTATTTCCGCCCAGTTATTGCTCAAAGCTCAAGCTCTTTCGCCAGGCGAGTGGTGGCCGCGTCGATCCGGCCTCCGTCGGTGCCGCGCACAACCACATTGGCCCCGAAGGCACCGTTGATCTGAAACGGATAGCACCCGATGGACAGGTCGCTGAAATCTTCGGCCAAGGCCGCCAGGTTTGCGGCGATATCACCTTCTCCGCGGTCCACACGCAGAGTTTGCGACAGCAAAGGGCGGCCTCCGGTCAATGTTGGCAAAACGCTCGCCACCATCGCCTGAAAAACCGACGGCACACCTGCCATGACATGCACATTCGCAAGCGTGAACCCGGGCGCCGTCGAAACCGGGTTTTCGATCAGCGTCGCCCCGTCCGGAATACGCGCCATGCGCAGGCGGGCGGCATTCAGTTCCAGCCCGGATTTGTCGTAATGGGCCTGCAACAGCGCGCGCGCGTCATCGCGCACATCAATGGGTGTGTCGAAAGCGCGGGCAATGCAATCGGCCGTGATATCGTCATGGGTCGGGCCGATGCCGCCGCTGGTGAAGACATTGTCATAGGCGTCGGACAGCGCTTTGACGGCCGCTTCAATGGCAGGGGCGTCATCGCTGACAATGCGGACCTCTTTCAGG
It encodes the following:
- a CDS encoding molybdopterin-binding protein; its protein translation is MANPTAAMLVIGDEILSGRTRDANMHFLAQELTKHGIDLKEVRIVSDDAPAIEAAVKALSDAYDNVFTSGGIGPTHDDITADCIARAFDTPIDVRDDARALLQAHYDKSGLELNAARLRMARIPDGATLIENPVSTAPGFTLANVHVMAGVPSVFQAMVASVLPTLTGGRPLLSQTLRVDRGEGDIAANLAALAEDFSDLSIGCYPFQINGAFGANVVVRGTDGGRIDAATTRLAKELEL
- a CDS encoding GNAT family N-acetyltransferase, translated to MSNNWAEIVDGTWPAARYQRLGPFLLREGQGGGSRVSAASALGPADEDDIDAAEAAMLAMGQKRIFCLRPGDEALDAMLAQRGYDILDPVNIYVCPVSRLIDQPIPPVMVFSIWEPLEIMREIWASGGIGPERIAVMERAKGPKTGFLLRHNDKPSGVAFVAMHADTAMVHALEVLPEHRRQGLGHWTMRAAAFWARDHGAQNLSVICTKANEGANGLYRALGMEIAGEYHYRHLV
- a CDS encoding peroxidase-related enzyme (This protein belongs to a clade of uncharacterized proteins related to peroxidases such as the alkylhydroperoxidase AhpD.) yields the protein MPTALNLPMVDPLPPETQKYFDICVEKLGMVPNVLKANAFDIDKLNAFTAMYNDLMLADSGLTKLEREMIAVVVSSINKCFYCLVAHGAAVRQLSGNPQLGEMLVMNYRVAPLEPRQRAMLDFAAKMTTASAEIEEPDRQRLRDAGFSDRDIWDIANVAGFFNMSNRVASATAMVPNEEYHAQFR
- a CDS encoding OmpA family protein, with the translated sequence MIRAAALVALLMTGPVAAQDLTLPASARQISDRTSPLDSYDLPTGPYANGSVPAETLEGRVERYTWRLQAGSSTTLQLLAPLRDQIEAQGYKILFECDARVCGGFDFRFGTEVVPTPDMYVAIQDYRFLSATKGPVALSLLVSRNPPDGYVQMIRVTPQDAPDPDPVVVEQAVEGSVGVLEALATTGHVILDDLHFPTGEVALGEGPFDSLTLLAGYLTDNPNTRLALVGHTDDTGALQANIAVSKSRAEAVRTRLIDAHGVAPDRIEAQGVGYLSPLTSNATPEGRDLNRRVEAVLLVN